The following proteins are co-located in the Choristoneura fumiferana unplaced genomic scaffold, NRCan_CFum_1 Sck3bRy_379;HRSCAF=1007_pilon, whole genome shotgun sequence genome:
- the LOC141445163 gene encoding programmed cell death protein 6-like isoform X1, with translation MSFQSPMPSREFLWDIFRRVDKDRSGYISADELQQALSNGTWNPFNPETVRLMIGMFDKQNRGVISFEDFGALWKYVTDWQNCFRSFDRDNSGNIDRQELKNALTAFGYRLSDEVVGTMVQKFDRFGRGTILFDDFIQCCVTLYTLTSAFRQFDTDQDGVITIHYEQFLKMVFGLKCWP, from the exons AT GTCTTTCCAATCCCCAATGCCAAGCAGAGAATTTCTGTGGGATATCTTCAGAAG AGTGGACAAGGACAGAAGTGGCTACATTTCTGCAGATGAGCTACAGCAAGCATTGTCTAATGGTACATGGAATCCGTTCAATCCAGAGACTGTCCGGCTTATGATTG GTatgtttgacaaacaaaacagAGGTGTCATATCATTTGAAGACTTTGGAGCTCTATGGAAATATGTAACAGACTGGCAGAACTGTTTCCGCTCATTTGACCGGGACAACTCTGGCAACATTGACAGACAAGAACTGAAGAATGCCCTCACAGCTTTTGGGTACAGATTGTCTGATGAAGTTGTAGGGACTATGGTGCAGAAGTTTGACAGATTTGGACGAGGCACTATATTGTTTGATGATTTTATTCAATGCTGTGTCactttgtat ACTTTAACATCAGCTTTCCGTCAATTTGACACTGACCAAGACGGAGTGATCACAATCCACTACGAACAATTTTTGAAAATGGTGTTTGGCCTCAAG TGTTGGCCGTAA
- the LOC141445164 gene encoding uncharacterized protein, with protein sequence MADVSSNDRKIKLTKNGKVVKRRSRNPEEWHKQKQKRLRIAGLEYINANGKLVPPKQPGPDCNCRRKCFQKVPEDIRMRTFQGFYSMKTHDEQNAYLFGLMRQVDVKRKRVKSSSRRTCTFEYFIRVKGRETQVCQTAFKNIHAITERKVRVLCKKMDDGVMFPSDNRGKNSHRRSGEIRLPAGVIEQIKNHIYSIVHTHRLKDFIRLDKIAGLEINISKMWKDYIKTYDPDNITATMPKSKRSSDLALPNETPTQSQATPVPQETFAPLAYPGSGHLVNLAENYFQNQYQTAALASTGTQTNFYQTQNGAQSMGILLHSTAAARPAQPATAYIVLQTKPEPTVAQNPTIAYTQNPEVIQEHDENAKEKKVKKERRRGPLVKQWRYTNIFHYEINGAALSAIKTRLGMYYAESDAARKKAKQARPAEGTPTQTPTEQIRPTHTVTIYT encoded by the exons ATGGCGGATGTCTCAAGTAATGACCGAAAAATAAAGCTGACTAAAAACGGAAAAGTTGTAAAAAGACGCTCTCGAAATCCAGAAG aatggcacaaacaaaaacagaaacgtctcaGAATAGCAGGACTCGAGTACATAAATGCAAATGGCAAATTGGTTCCTCCCAAACAGCCTGGCCCTGACTGCAACTGCCGCCGTAAATGCTTTCAGAAAGTGCCAGAAGACATAAGAATGAGAACCTTCCAGGGCTTCTATTCTATGAAGACCCATGATGAGCAAAATGCTTATTTATTTGGCCTTATGAGGCAGGTGGACGTCAAACGTAAGAGAGTTAAATCTAGCAGCCGGCGAACATGTACTTTTGAATATTTCATTCGTGTGAAAGGCCGTGAGACTCAAGTCTGCCAGACAGCATTTAAAAACATTCATGCCATTACTGAAAGGAAGGTTAGAGTACTCTGCAAGAAAATGGATGATGGAGTAATGTTTCCCAGTGACAATCGTGGGAAAAATAGCCATCGTCGTTCTGGGGAAATCAGGCTGCCAGCTGGAGTAATtgaacaaattaaaaatcatatttattctATTGTTCACACTCATCGCCTAAAAGACTTCATTAGACTGGACAAAATTGCAGGCTTAGAGATAAATATCTCAAAGATGTGGAAAGACTATATCAAAACATATGACCCAGACAACATTACTGCCACAATGCCCAAATCTAAAAGAAGCTCTGACTTGGCATTGCCTAATGAGACTCCTACTCAGTCTCAGGCGACACCAGTTCCACAGGAAACATTTGCCCCTCTCGCATATCCTGGCAGCGGCCATCTGGTTAATTTGGCTGAGAATTACTTCCAAAATCAGTACCAGACAGCTGCATTGGCAAGCACTGGTACTCAGACTAATTTCTATCAAACTCAGAATGGAGCTCAGAGCATGGGTATCCTCCTACACTCTACTGCTGCTGCAAGGCCTGCCCAGCCTGCTACAGCCTACATTGTGCTGCAGACTAAACCTGAGCCGACAGTAGCTCAGAATCCAACAATTGCATACACGCAAAACCCAGAAGTCATCCAGGAACATGACGAAAATGCAAAGGAGAAAaaggtaaagaaagaaagaagaagggGGCCTCTTGTAAAGCAATGGAGATATACTAATATATTCCATTACGAAATCAATGGTGCAGCTCTCTCTGCAATTAAAACTAGGTTGGGCATGTACTATGCAGAGAGTGATGCAGCGAGGAAGAAGGCCAAGCAGGCGCGCCCGGCCGAGGGTACTCCCACACAAACACCTACAGAGCAGATTAGACCTACTCACACTGTTACTATTTATACATAG
- the LOC141445163 gene encoding programmed cell death protein 6-like isoform X2 yields MSFQSPMPSREFLWDIFRRVDKDRSGYISADELQQALSNGTWNPFNPETVRLMIGMFDKQNRGVISFEDFGALWKYVTDWQNCFRSFDRDNSGNIDRQELKNALTAFGYRLSDEVVGTMVQKFDRFGRGTILFDDFIQCCVTLYTLTSAFRQFDTDQDGVITIHYEQFLKMVFGLKV; encoded by the exons AT GTCTTTCCAATCCCCAATGCCAAGCAGAGAATTTCTGTGGGATATCTTCAGAAG AGTGGACAAGGACAGAAGTGGCTACATTTCTGCAGATGAGCTACAGCAAGCATTGTCTAATGGTACATGGAATCCGTTCAATCCAGAGACTGTCCGGCTTATGATTG GTatgtttgacaaacaaaacagAGGTGTCATATCATTTGAAGACTTTGGAGCTCTATGGAAATATGTAACAGACTGGCAGAACTGTTTCCGCTCATTTGACCGGGACAACTCTGGCAACATTGACAGACAAGAACTGAAGAATGCCCTCACAGCTTTTGGGTACAGATTGTCTGATGAAGTTGTAGGGACTATGGTGCAGAAGTTTGACAGATTTGGACGAGGCACTATATTGTTTGATGATTTTATTCAATGCTGTGTCactttgtat ACTTTAACATCAGCTTTCCGTCAATTTGACACTGACCAAGACGGAGTGATCACAATCCACTACGAACAATTTTTGAAAATGGTGTTTGGCCTCAAGGTATaa